Proteins from a genomic interval of Afifella aestuarii:
- a CDS encoding phage tail sheath subtilisin-like domain-containing protein gives MADGIVFDNIPGAGLVAPGFFFEVTSGGQFESNARMLVIGHANSGASLAVNTPVPLNSQYEADSLAGAGSVLADAYRIARANAPAQEIWGMAVAATGTTAAWTVSIDSVPAAGGVGVIEIQGEIISVSIAAGDTATEVATALAAAVNGYYNALTGASLAVTAASTDEVVTLTARHAGLVMNSVDLHVPSGVTGNAFGGATTITQTTTATGSPDLTTALAALGDDPFDFISTPFADETNLGRYETLMSDVSGRWSYLRQIYGHIVTAVVDSTGDLTTLGLGLNDRHLTVIPVIEGGSNPSPVWAWAAGLLGRVVPWLCDGATGNAGRNQTGLVVEGVRAPRNRAYWPGYTQRNTFLKSGVSTWSVNASGDVAIDKLITTYRTNPLGQADTVFRDIQIMAQLIYMLKAYRAALSYEHGNKAIADSNPGGLGALVTIEDIRATMVHTADELERQGVQANAAEFARRLVLSRDNDNPNRVNMLAPIAAVGPLDIIAANARLFKQYRQAAT, from the coding sequence CGAGTGGCGGACAGTTCGAATCGAACGCCCGCATGCTCGTCATCGGCCACGCCAATTCCGGCGCGTCGCTGGCGGTCAACACGCCCGTGCCGCTCAATTCGCAGTACGAGGCGGATTCTCTTGCCGGCGCCGGGTCGGTGCTTGCGGATGCCTACCGCATTGCACGCGCCAATGCGCCGGCCCAGGAAATCTGGGGCATGGCCGTTGCCGCGACCGGCACCACGGCCGCATGGACGGTCTCGATCGACAGCGTGCCCGCCGCGGGCGGCGTCGGCGTGATCGAGATCCAGGGCGAGATCATTTCCGTTTCGATCGCGGCCGGCGATACGGCGACCGAAGTCGCGACCGCGCTCGCCGCGGCCGTCAACGGCTATTACAACGCGCTGACGGGTGCCTCTCTTGCCGTGACGGCAGCCTCGACCGACGAGGTGGTGACCCTTACGGCGCGGCATGCCGGCCTCGTGATGAACTCGGTCGATTTGCATGTGCCGAGCGGCGTCACCGGCAACGCCTTCGGCGGCGCGACGACGATCACGCAGACGACGACAGCGACCGGCTCTCCGGACCTGACGACGGCGCTCGCCGCTCTCGGCGACGACCCGTTCGACTTCATCTCGACGCCCTTCGCCGATGAAACCAATCTCGGCCGCTACGAGACGTTGATGTCCGACGTGTCTGGGCGGTGGTCCTATCTCCGGCAGATCTACGGCCACATCGTCACGGCCGTGGTCGATTCCACCGGCGATCTGACGACGCTCGGCCTCGGCCTCAACGACCGCCATCTGACGGTCATTCCGGTGATCGAGGGCGGCTCCAATCCGTCTCCGGTCTGGGCCTGGGCGGCGGGCCTTCTCGGCCGCGTCGTGCCGTGGCTCTGCGACGGGGCGACGGGCAATGCCGGCCGCAACCAGACGGGTCTCGTCGTGGAGGGCGTGCGCGCGCCGCGCAACCGCGCCTACTGGCCCGGCTACACGCAGCGCAACACGTTTTTGAAATCGGGCGTCTCGACCTGGTCGGTGAACGCGTCCGGCGACGTCGCGATCGACAAGCTGATCACGACCTATCGGACGAATCCGCTCGGGCAGGCCGACACCGTCTTTCGGGACATTCAGATCATGGCGCAGCTCATCTACATGCTGAAAGCCTATCGCGCGGCCCTGTCCTACGAGCACGGCAACAAGGCGATTGCCGATTCCAATCCCGGTGGTCTCGGCGCGCTGGTCACGATCGAGGACATCCGCGCCACTATGGTGCACACGGCCGACGAGCTGGAGCGTCAGGGCGTGCAGGCCAATGCGGCCGAGTTCGCCCGCCGCTTGGTCCTGTCACGCGACAACGACAACCCCAACCGCGTCAACATGCTGGCGCCGATCGCCGCGGTCGGTCCGCTCGACATCATCGCGGCGAATGCCCGCCTCTTCAAACAATACCGGCAGGCCGCGACCTGA
- a CDS encoding phage tail tube protein yields the protein MARFGGEIIFSFAGGRKLTMRGDFTVKPAGFSAEAITNQDGSVSQSATLMPHGWEGTFEDAADLDWEELMRLGDFEVTAREDYTGVSHLFGPGFFVGEPSINRKTGEVSGLSGAHQSYRKI from the coding sequence ATGGCGCGATTTGGCGGCGAAATAATCTTTTCGTTTGCGGGTGGGAGGAAGCTCACCATGCGCGGCGACTTCACCGTGAAGCCCGCGGGATTCTCGGCGGAGGCGATCACCAACCAGGACGGCTCGGTGAGCCAGTCCGCCACGCTGATGCCGCACGGCTGGGAAGGCACTTTCGAAGACGCGGCCGACCTCGACTGGGAAGAGCTGATGCGCCTTGGCGATTTCGAAGTGACCGCCCGCGAGGATTACACCGGCGTGTCGCACCTCTTCGGTCCCGGTTTCTTCGTCGGCGAGCCCTCGATCAACCGCAAGACTGGTGAGGTCTCCGGCCTCTCCGGCGCGCATCAGAGCTATCGGAAGATCTGA
- a CDS encoding phage tail assembly protein: MATIKLSKSYEASGQVFDEVTLRPPTCGEYFAIGEPQEWVLSGGVRGTRMLATDLGVVRQYMDKLCTAPGGQYLDVLDLKDAIAVKDAVLGFFTEARSSTRNSTSSSSTSTGGRKTSKS, translated from the coding sequence ATGGCGACGATCAAACTCTCCAAGAGCTACGAGGCGTCCGGCCAAGTCTTCGACGAGGTCACGCTGCGCCCGCCGACCTGCGGCGAATATTTTGCGATCGGCGAGCCGCAGGAATGGGTTCTCTCCGGCGGCGTCCGCGGCACGCGCATGCTCGCGACCGATCTCGGCGTCGTCCGCCAATATATGGACAAGCTGTGCACGGCGCCCGGCGGGCAGTATCTCGACGTTCTCGACCTCAAAGACGCGATCGCCGTCAAAGACGCGGTGCTCGGTTTTTTTACAGAAGCGAGGTCGTCGACGCGCAACTCGACTTCCTCTTCCTCGACCTCCACTGGCGGCCGCAAGACGTCGAAAAGCTGA